In Turicibacter sanguinis, a genomic segment contains:
- the atpD gene encoding F0F1 ATP synthase subunit beta, whose product MATGHIVAVIGPVVDVKFGLDHLPAIYNALTVDYEVGGERKSLTLEVAVQLGDGVVRTVAMDATDGLVRGLEVVDTGNAISVPVGEATLGRIFNVLGQPVDNKGEVPAGTPHEGIHKEAPKFEELSTTVEILETGIKVVDLLAPYIKGGKIGLFGGAGVGKTVLIQELINNIAQEHGGISVFAGVGERTREGNDLYHEMTESGVINKTAMVFGQMNEPPGARLRVALTGLTMAEYFRDELKQDVLLFIDNIFRFTQAGSEVSALLGRMPSAVGYQPTLATEMGQLQERITSTKEGSITSIQAVYVPADDYTDPAPATTFAHLDATTNLERRIAAMGIYPAVDPLASTSRALSPDIVGQEHYDVARRVQMMLQRYRELQDIIAILGMDELSEEDKKVVHRARRVQLFLSQSFHVAEQFTGLKGSYVPVAETVRAFKEILDGKHDNLPEEAFRLVGTIEQAIEKANKMK is encoded by the coding sequence ATGGCAACAGGTCATATTGTAGCCGTAATCGGACCAGTAGTAGACGTGAAGTTTGGTTTAGACCATCTTCCTGCTATTTACAATGCCTTAACTGTTGATTATGAAGTTGGTGGGGAACGTAAATCATTAACACTTGAAGTTGCAGTGCAACTTGGTGATGGTGTTGTACGTACTGTCGCAATGGATGCAACAGACGGGTTAGTCCGCGGTTTAGAAGTTGTGGATACAGGAAATGCAATTAGCGTACCAGTAGGAGAAGCAACTTTAGGACGTATTTTCAACGTATTAGGTCAACCAGTAGATAATAAAGGTGAGGTTCCAGCAGGAACACCACATGAAGGAATTCATAAAGAAGCTCCTAAATTTGAAGAGTTATCAACAACTGTTGAAATCCTTGAAACAGGAATCAAAGTAGTAGACTTATTAGCACCTTATATCAAAGGTGGTAAAATCGGTTTATTCGGTGGTGCCGGAGTAGGGAAAACAGTATTAATTCAGGAATTAATTAACAATATCGCTCAAGAGCATGGTGGGATTTCAGTATTCGCCGGTGTAGGAGAACGTACTCGTGAAGGGAACGACTTATACCATGAAATGACTGAATCAGGAGTAATCAATAAAACTGCCATGGTATTCGGACAAATGAACGAACCACCTGGAGCACGTTTACGTGTTGCCTTAACTGGTTTAACAATGGCTGAATATTTCCGCGATGAGTTAAAACAAGACGTATTATTATTCATCGATAATATCTTCCGTTTCACGCAAGCAGGTTCTGAGGTTTCTGCCCTTTTAGGACGTATGCCTTCAGCGGTAGGTTACCAACCAACACTTGCAACTGAGATGGGACAATTACAAGAGCGTATCACATCAACTAAAGAAGGATCAATCACTTCTATTCAGGCAGTATACGTTCCTGCGGATGACTATACTGACCCAGCGCCAGCTACAACATTCGCCCACTTAGATGCGACAACAAACTTAGAGCGTCGTATTGCTGCAATGGGTATCTATCCAGCGGTAGACCCACTTGCTTCAACTTCACGCGCTTTATCACCAGACATCGTAGGACAAGAACACTATGATGTAGCTCGTCGTGTACAGATGATGTTACAACGTTACCGTGAGTTACAAGATATCATCGCTATCTTAGGTATGGATGAGTTAAGTGAAGAAGATAAAAAAGTTGTGCACCGTGCACGTCGTGTTCAATTATTCTTATCTCAAAGCTTCCACGTAGCAGAACAGTTTACAGGATTAAAAGGTTCTTATGTACCAGTTGCTGAAACAGTTCGCGCATTCAAAGAAATCTTAGATGGAAAACATGATAATTTACCAGAAGAAGCATTCCGTTTAGTTGGAACAATCGAGCAAGCAATCGAAAAAGCTAATAAGATGAAATAG
- the atpC gene encoding ATP synthase F1 subunit epsilon, whose protein sequence is MTVRVVTPDKLVFDGEAERIFARGIDGDFAVLYNHIPMMTPLGVGELRIDMNGESSYIAIDNGIFEVSNNHVNVLSNDAMMAEDIDVARAKMDLERTERQKQNAKTREDLIKSEMEIVKLLNQIRVGEKRISE, encoded by the coding sequence ATGACGGTTCGCGTAGTAACACCAGATAAACTTGTATTCGATGGAGAAGCAGAACGCATCTTTGCACGTGGTATTGACGGTGATTTTGCTGTTTTATACAATCATATTCCAATGATGACACCACTTGGTGTTGGAGAGTTACGTATTGATATGAATGGGGAAAGTTCATATATTGCAATTGATAATGGTATTTTCGAGGTTTCTAATAACCATGTTAATGTTTTATCAAATGATGCAATGATGGCTGAAGACATTGATGTTGCACGTGCTAAAATGGATCTTGAACGTACTGAACGTCAAAAACAAAATGCTAAAACACGTGAAGATTTAATTAAATCTGAAATGGAAATCGTTAAACTTCTTAACCAAATACGAGTTGGTGAAAAAAGAATTTCTGAATAA
- the atpG gene encoding ATP synthase F1 subunit gamma: MAQSMRDIKDKINSTQNTSQITKAMQMVSAAKLTKSEAKTKNYHHYMETLEDMVRNISNSSSMSHHPFFKSKSEANCTGYLVITSDRGLAGGYNSNVLKLLQQQIDSKPSDQSKLYMIGSKGFDYAKRSNLVVENEFVFVPDDIVYQDIKPVVDKVIGDYMAGVISEVVVVYNHYVSKIAQEPMTKQILPLESKKAEKSKAQYSFEPKEEDVINAILPKYLEGTIYGVAITAKLSEHASRMNAMQNATDNAVEIIKNLQLVYNRARQAAITQEITEIVGGASALE; this comes from the coding sequence ATGGCTCAATCAATGCGTGATATAAAAGATAAAATCAATTCGACTCAAAATACGAGTCAGATTACTAAAGCCATGCAAATGGTTTCAGCGGCGAAGTTAACGAAATCAGAAGCTAAAACTAAAAACTATCACCACTACATGGAAACGTTAGAGGATATGGTGCGAAATATTTCAAACTCATCTAGCATGAGCCACCATCCTTTCTTTAAATCAAAAAGTGAAGCTAATTGTACTGGATACTTAGTTATTACTTCAGATCGTGGTCTTGCAGGTGGATATAATAGTAATGTTTTAAAACTTTTGCAACAACAAATTGATTCAAAACCAAGCGATCAATCTAAACTTTATATGATTGGTAGCAAAGGATTTGATTATGCAAAACGTTCTAACTTAGTCGTTGAGAATGAATTTGTTTTCGTTCCAGATGACATTGTATATCAAGACATTAAACCGGTTGTGGATAAAGTAATCGGAGATTATATGGCTGGAGTTATTAGTGAGGTCGTAGTGGTTTATAACCATTACGTTTCAAAAATCGCTCAAGAACCTATGACAAAACAAATTTTACCTTTAGAGTCAAAGAAAGCAGAGAAATCAAAGGCTCAATATTCATTTGAACCTAAAGAAGAAGATGTAATCAATGCCATTTTACCGAAATATTTAGAGGGAACTATTTATGGTGTTGCGATTACAGCTAAGCTTTCAGAGCATGCCTCTCGTATGAATGCGATGCAAAATGCAACTGATAATGCAGTTGAAATCATTAAGAATTTACAGTTAGTTTACAATAGAGCAAGGCAAGCAGCAATTACTCAAGAAATCACTGAGATTGTCGGTGGAGCTTCAGCCTTAGAATAA
- the spoIID gene encoding stage II sporulation protein D: MKKIPALILSFILLLVIIPMLSQIIYCSTQTVVEKVMHLPTQNVDSSQETEASKENVVTVFREESNSYEELLLEEYIVGVVAGEMPAAYELEALKAQAVAARTYTLNQLQSEDYMHDTVKHQVYFDESQMRERWGDEFDKYYSKVKQAVLETEGEIIEYNGEMITPFYFSISNGYTENAEDYWSVEYPYLKSVSSQWDLTAPTYEQVTEFSLTALRNTFNDSSLTKNDFKILSYTYGGNVEEISVGDTVYSGREFREKLGLRSSDFSLEFKDNKVFITTYGYGHGVGMSQYGANQLAKQGKNYQEILQYYYQNVNIIEKNS; this comes from the coding sequence ATGAAAAAAATACCAGCTCTAATTTTATCTTTTATCTTATTACTAGTTATAATTCCGATGTTATCTCAAATTATCTATTGTTCAACTCAAACTGTTGTAGAGAAAGTTATGCATCTCCCTACTCAAAATGTAGATTCTTCACAAGAAACTGAAGCCTCAAAAGAAAATGTTGTGACTGTTTTTCGTGAAGAGAGTAATAGTTATGAAGAGTTGTTGCTTGAAGAGTATATCGTGGGTGTTGTCGCGGGTGAAATGCCAGCTGCCTATGAGTTAGAAGCTTTAAAGGCTCAAGCAGTTGCCGCAAGGACTTATACACTCAATCAACTACAATCTGAAGATTACATGCATGATACAGTTAAACATCAAGTTTATTTTGATGAATCTCAAATGCGTGAACGTTGGGGAGATGAGTTTGATAAATACTATTCTAAAGTGAAGCAAGCTGTACTTGAAACGGAAGGAGAGATCATTGAATACAATGGTGAGATGATTACTCCATTTTATTTTTCTATTAGCAATGGATATACAGAAAATGCTGAAGATTATTGGTCAGTTGAATATCCATACTTAAAAAGTGTCAGTAGTCAGTGGGATTTAACAGCCCCCACTTACGAGCAAGTGACTGAATTTAGTTTAACAGCATTACGTAATACGTTTAATGATTCAAGTCTTACAAAAAATGATTTTAAAATCTTAAGTTATACATATGGAGGTAATGTAGAGGAGATTTCAGTAGGTGATACTGTCTATAGCGGTCGTGAATTTCGAGAAAAACTAGGTTTAAGATCAAGTGATTTTTCTTTGGAATTTAAAGACAATAAAGTGTTTATTACGACATATGGCTACGGTCATGGGGTCGGAATGAGCCAATATGGGGCTAATCAACTAGCTAAACAAGGGAAAAACTATCAAGAAATACTCCAATATTATTACCAAAATGTTAATATTATTGAAAAAAATTCCTAA